gagtaagttccaggatagccaaagctacacaaagaaacctgtcttgaaaaacaaaaacaaaccaaaaggaaagcaaaaccaaacaaacaaacaaacaaaatccagtgacttccaggctcagtgagactTGGACTTACAAGGAAGATAGAGCACTAACTACATGTGCAGCCCTCCTGTGGGCCTGCTCTGGCATTTGTACATGCTCGCATGAGCACacccatgcatgtacacacacacatacacacacaacatgctCTTGACACACAAATTAgactctcttgtctctgcttctcaaggtATGCTCCACCATGACCAGTTAAGTCTTTATCACTTTAAGCCCCTGAGAGCTGGGGGCTATAACCTACCCTATTCTAGCACAACAGCTGTACGAATGTGGCTTAGGAATTTCAGAGTTTAACAGTGGAATCTGAATGATGAAGAGTTGAAAGGAACAAAGTTATTGTATAGAATCTTTATTCATCTTTAAGAAACTTTTGAgcaagccgggtgatggtggcgcacgcctttaatcccagcactcgggaggcagaggcaggtggatctctatgagttcgagaccagcctggtctacagagctagtgccaggacaggctccaaagccacagagaaaccctgtctcgaaaaaaaccaaaaaaaaaaaaaaaaaaaagaaacttttgagCAGAAACGTGATAAGAAATTAGCTAATAGTAGCAAGTGTTCAATAGAATACAGCATCCTAGGCTTAACGGTGtatacctgtgatctcagcacttcagagctccaggcaggagggtcaggagttcaaggccatcactGAAGAGCAAGTTCTAAGTAAGCCTGGACTatagaggccctgtctcaaaataaatgagagaaagagacaggagagggggagagagagggagagaagcttAAGGGTAGCAGGATTCAACGTAGAGAAAACTCTCTGGTGGGAAAATAGACTAAGGACCTAGTGTGGCGGTGCACacatgtgatcccagcactcaggaagcagagaactgtgaaattgaggctagcctggactacaaaggaAGACcttaccaaaacaaaaagcaaacaaacaaaccaaacagtaACTGGagaccagggagatggttcagcatgcTAAAGTGCTGCccagcaagcctgatgacctgagtttgacccccagagaCCATGTGAAAGGCCGGATGTGATGGTACgtacctctaattccagcattccTATAGCGAGtttggaggcagacacagaattGCCGGCAAGCTCATGGGTCAGCCTGGAGACTCTTGTTTCAACAAAGTGGGAGAACTCCCAAAAGTTTTCCTCTGCCATCCACACCTCTGCATATCCATGTCCAAGTATGCAtgtctcttctgccctctgaacACATACACtaagacaaaacaacacacacacacacacaaaaggcccCCAACAAAACCCAGGAATGCATGTAGCTTAGTGATGGAGAAGTTGCttagcatgttcaaggccctgaGTTAGATCCCTAACACCATACgcacaaactaaagaaaaatttaggaggcttgagatggctcagcagttaagaacacttgttctagtagggtggtggtgcaggcctttaaccccagcatttgggaggcagattctgtgagttcaaggccagcctagtctacagagtgagttccaggacagctagggctgttacacagagaaaccctgtctcgacaaacaaaacaaaaagaatacttgttcttacagagaaccaggtttgattcccagcacccacgtggcagctcatgggaatctgataccttttgctggtaccaggcatacatgaagaatacatacatacatgcaggcaaaatactcataaacataaaccaatctataaaaaataaaaattaggctggagagatggttcagtgattagaagccctggctgctcttccaaaggagctgggttcaattcctagcatcaaCATGgttctcacagctgtctgtaactccagttcagggaatcCGACATCCTCACACatagatatgcaggcaaaacaccagcacacataaaaaggcacatgcctttaatcccagcacacaggagccagggacaacctggtctacacaggacagccagaaccatgcaaagaaacactgtcttgaaaaccaaaaatagattaattaattaaattaaaaggtaGTAACAGGTTACTGAAAACATAAGACCCATTGCTTATTTTATAATCAGGGTCAACATAGGCTATGCTGCCATGAGAGCAGGGCAAGTGGCAGTCCCTAGCGCAGTGAAGTCTTCCTCTGGCTGGCAGGGTTGAGCAGCTCTCAATTTGTAGCTGTGCCTTCTGGAGCttgggcttctttttctttttctttttttttcttttttttttttttttttttttttttgagacagggtttctctgtgtagctttggtccctggaactaattcttgtagaccaggttggcctcaaactcacaaagatctgcctggctttgcctcccaagtgctgggattaaaggcgtgtaccacaaCTGCTCGGCTTGGAGCTTGGGCTTCTATGGTTATTTGCAGTTTGGGAAAGCAGGGAAGGAGTGTCTACTCTTGTCCTGAATTGCAGAATAACTCATAAGACTTCTACCTAAACAAGAGTTTAGCTGTGTATTCTGGTGGCAAGAAGCTTTGGTAGACACGTGGTGTTGTCTTTGCCACACTCAGAGGGCAACAATAAAAGTATCTAACACGGCCTTTTTCACAAGACTGAGAGAGATCCCAAAATTTGATAACATGATGggtataaaaaacaaaagtccCCTCATACATTGCTGGTGGTTTAAATTGGTACAAACTCTGTGGAAAAAATTGGACAATGacttaaaattgatttttcttaaatttatttttgtgtgtgatttgcttgcatgcatgtaagCGCActatgtacatgcctggtgcccatgcacccaaaagagcatcagatctcttggaactggagttaaagacattGTGagttgctgtgtgggtgctgggaattgaaccagggacctccagaacagctagtgctcttaatctgagtcatctctccagcccctaaaattgttattttaaatcCAAGTTTACTTTTATCTTACTTCTGTGTAAGTGTTGGTGTTAGGATGTGGACATAAATGTAAATACtcttgaaggccagaggagggtgaggaatcccctggagctagagtttcaggtggttgCCAGTTGCCTGataaggatgctgggaactgaactctggtcccccTCAAGAATATTAAGTGTTCTGCgttgggtggtggcggcacacgcctttaatcccagcacttgggaggcagaggccagcagatctctgttgagttcaaggccagcctggtctaccagagctagttccaggataggctccaaaaagctacagagaaacgctgtctcgaacccctcacacacaaaaaataggTGCACTCACTAGCAGAGAACACTGCCTTTCCCTTGGATCTTTTTATAACTGGGCCACTCCGAGGGGGATCTTCTGCAGTTCACgcagggttctcaaccttcctagtgctgcagccttcatgttgtggtaaccccaaccataaagatattttcattgctactttacaattgtgattttgctactgttacagaatcataatgtaaacatgaTATTCAGGATGGCTGATATTCGACCTGTATGACAGTATCCTtccacccccaaaggggtctcgaaATGAAGGGAATGAAGCTCTTTGTGGACAAATAAGCTCCTAGATAACGATGCAAGGAACTTATCATGTATAATACCCTGCAATTGGGGTAAAAATAACTaatagacattttaatatttcctgagccaggtgtgatggtataTACATACAATCCCATCACACACAAGGACTGCTGCCTGAGGCCAGCGTGGGATCCATAGCAAGACTCTCTCACCCAGAAGTTATTTCTTCTagttggaagagtgcttgcctagcacacacaaggcagaCTCTATCCCGAGCACCATATAAACTGGGTAAAGTAGATGTGGCAGACACCAGCAGTCTCCATCCTCCAAAATGTCAGTTCAAGGCCTGTTACTATCTCAAAATCTAAAGTCAAATCCAAGAAACTGATCTCACCTAATGCCTTCAGAACAGGAATCTGGGAGGCAGATTTAgagctctctgtagaccaggctggacttgaactcagagattcacagcctctgcctcctaagcagaGATGGAAAGGTGTACAATTAAGGCACTTAATGCAGAGCCTGCTACTCACagccttctttgagacaggcttgtACTGCTGATACCCTTgcctacctcccaagtgtgtgGATAAAAGGTGTGCTCTCTGGTACACCATTTAAGCATATACTTCAGTGGCAAAATCCATTTGTTATGTACCCGTTCCTTGTTAAGTTGTAAGACCAACTACTAACCTCAGTAattgaggtcaacctgggttaTACATTAAGACCGTCTCATAAAGAAACCAAGAGTGtgcaggcagaggtaggtagatgaGTTCCAGTACAGTTTACATACCAGTTCCAAACCACCCAGGGCAACATAGATCTTTCCTCAAGACAAAAATAATAGCTTGCATGTTGATGCATGCCTATGATCCTGGTCCatgtgaggtggaggcaggagttaAATGACACCTCAGATAACTGAAACCATCTGAAATAAAACCGAAAACTTTAGCAGTGATCACGGACCATCTGCTAGGATTCCAATTGTCTGGGGAAAGACTGTGGAACTGAGGGGGCAGCACAGGTTTGCTAAGGATTTTAGTTTGCATAACAAAGACTAGGACAAACTTAGGACCTCTAGCTGCTGTGTGGAGAAACCTCAAGGATGGCAAGGATAAAGGCAAGCTTCTGTAATGCTGACAGGCCTTTAGCAGACAATCTTTCCAGGGCTGAGCCAGTGTCAGGCCCAAGCAGTTTCCTAACTTAGTATACATTTTCTCTCAAATGATGCTTCCATTTCTACGGTAAGCATCTTGTGcaggttttcatttgcttttacaTAAATGATAACATAAGGTACACTTGTTTAACAGACATTTATTACTTTAGTTGAACAACCTCTATACAATTTGTTTTGCCGAATATAAAAGAATTCTAGGTCAAGATTTTTATCTAGTATTTTCTGGAAATCAGTAAAATCCTTTAGAAATCTGAAGAGAAAGAGTTTAAGAAAAGCTTCAATTAGATTGTTAAGCCCACTAACCCAGATCCCTGATAAGGGCTGTACTGTCTATTCATTCCACACTCATCCTGGGACCTAGTCCAAGGCATGGCACAAACAAAACTTGGTAGTTGTGTGTGGCCTTGGTGAAATGTCAACCTCTGAGAAATATACCTGGGACAAGTACCACCAACCACTACCAAAGGAAAGACTAATGAAGTCATATGGCCAACTGCTTTCCTTACCCCCAAGATGAATTGACTGGCCCAGGATTGACCCAACCATCCTTGTTATGTGGCTAGAAGCTTCCTAATGGCTGGATACTATCTTGACCACAACTTTTTAAGAGTTCACTTGGCTGGCATTAATTGAAGCCCACATGGCACCCATCACTGGACTACAAACGCTAAGGGAAATAATCTTCTGAGGGCAACCTCACCCCACCCAAAATTCAATCACCACCACCTTCGAAACACCAAGGAGTCAACACAGATTACTGGACATCAAGCTCATCCTCCTGAGATCCAACAGAATATGGAAGCCTCTTCCAACTTTACCTGGTTCTTCTGAAAATGGGGCACTGGATTCAATCTCAAATTGTGGGTTGTAGCTGAACTCCCTTGTCTAAGCGTGTTCACAAAACAAGCTGGAAGCTTCTCTTCCTACATTTCTAAGCAAAATCCCAAGTCTAAAGTAAGCAGCCACTTCAGTGACTATAAGATTTTATCATACCAAGAAAGCTGCAGGTTCTATCACATACACCAAACACTTCTACAGGGCAAGTCCTTCATACATAGGATACCACATGGTGTAAGCCATACACTGAACCCAAGCAGATAATGCAGACAGAAAGGTCACCAGAAACAAGATATACCATCACTGTAATCTTCAAACATCATTGCACTTTAACCACTATAATCCACAAAACACTCATGACAATCTGCGACAGTCTTAACAGACAAATAACACCTTTAAGCAGACAGGACGGTCCTAAACGGTTTATTGGGTATGAATTGTACAAACATCACGTATATTAGCGGTAACGGTGGAGCTGCAGAGTGTTGCGCCTTCTCCAGGCTGCACGGCGAGAGCCACCAATAGTGTGGTGGAACTTGTGGCCCTTTCCAAGGCCACGGCTTTTGCGACCTGCAGATGTCAGCCCACGCATCTCTCTGTGCTTGTGGACCGGTTTGGTGATCCACTGGGTGTCAGGGTTTCTTCTGATAGCTTTATGGAATGGATCGATGAGGATAACCTCAAAAAACTTGTATGTGGAATCTTCGCCAACCCAGTAAGAATTCAGGACTCTCAGAGCCCCACAGTGGCGTCCAGCTCTCTCCTAAAACGGGGGAAAAGCCTAGTCAGTCTTCTGTACTGCCCATGGCAACAACTCAGACAAAAACCCTTCCTCCCAACTCTGCATCACCAGAGACCAAAGCAGGCCAAGTCCCCCTCACTAAAGCCCAGCGTAAAAGACAGATATGCAGACAGAAACATCATCCTTCTTATTCTCCCGCCCAACAAAACCATACAAACACCGGGCATGGAGTGAATTCTGTCAGTCCCCTCCAGCAACAGGGGTCAGGGCCATGGCCTTATACAAGAGTCAATGAATAAAAAGCTTCCATATTTTGGAAAGGGGTCCCTGACCACAGAACACAACTTAGCAGTCCAGAAGAAAAACGTTATATTAGCAACATAGCTAAATGTAATATGAGAACAGCTCAAAAATTTACCGCCTTCAAAAGCTTAGGCTCTGCAAGGACCTAGctcactaaaacaaacaaaaatcttcttagaaaaaaaaaagcaagcaaacaaaaatcttcTTAGTATAAACCTAAAACCTAAGCACCAAGCAGTAGCAAGAGTTTTGATACTAGCTGCTCTTTGCCAAGGTTAAGTACAAAACACCTCCAAGCCCACCTTGCGCCCAGTCAAATTCCACCGTGGTCCCCATTTCTTCCAGCCCACAACCCCTAACGGGTTGCCAGGACAACCATTACCCCGATCCGTTTACCTCAGCAACAGACTGAAGGCTTCGGGCAAACTTTAGCTGGTTCACACCATGATGGACAGGCTTGCCGTAGGTCGCACCCTTGGGCACCGGGCGTTTGCGGCCACCACGGCGGACGCGAATCCTGTATATGACGTAACCTGGACAGGGACAAACCCACCGCCGACAGGTGAGACTCAGTACCGAGCTAGTGACAACCGCGGAAGGATGGGGGAACCAGGGATCGCCCACTCGGGACATCTCGGGCCACCACGCACCTTGCTTGGCCTTGTAGCCCAGCCTCCGTGCTTTGTCGGGCCGGGTGGGGCGGGGAGCCCGGTGCAGCGCGGACAGCTGGCGGTACTGCCAGCAGCGGACCCTCAGCAGGAAGCGCATCACGTCCGACTGCTTCTTCCGCCACAGCTCCTGGATGTACTTGTATGCGCCCATCTTGGCTCaccttcggggggggggggggagaagcacATCGCAGGG
The sequence above is a segment of the Microtus ochrogaster isolate Prairie Vole_2 chromosome 6, MicOch1.0, whole genome shotgun sequence genome. Coding sequences within it:
- the Rpl15 gene encoding 60S ribosomal protein L15, encoding MGAYKYIQELWRKKQSDVMRFLLRVRCWQYRQLSALHRAPRPTRPDKARRLGYKAKQGYVIYRIRVRRGGRKRPVPKGATYGKPVHHGVNQLKFARSLQSVAEERAGRHCGALRVLNSYWVGEDSTYKFFEVILIDPFHKAIRRNPDTQWITKPVHKHREMRGLTSAGRKSRGLGKGHKFHHTIGGSRRAAWRRRNTLQLHRYR